In the genome of Streptomyces collinus, one region contains:
- a CDS encoding SAV_915 family protein: protein MTSSETAQAAPEALVLPTMTEVPQGPDGSPLSDSTVDVILVPMAGDDGEERLVALAFTSIPLLVEAMGEGQPWVIIPTEEVGEALSGSGAAAVLIDPQLADSAEGESTSG, encoded by the coding sequence ATGACCTCAAGCGAAACGGCCCAGGCCGCTCCCGAAGCTCTCGTGCTTCCCACCATGACCGAGGTGCCTCAAGGACCTGACGGCTCCCCGCTCAGCGACAGCACCGTCGACGTCATCCTCGTGCCCATGGCCGGTGATGACGGCGAGGAGCGGCTCGTGGCATTGGCTTTCACGTCCATCCCCCTGCTGGTCGAGGCCATGGGAGAAGGGCAGCCTTGGGTCATCATCCCCACCGAGGAAGTAGGGGAGGCACTCAGCGGGTCGGGCGCAGCCGCGGTGCTGATCGACCCTCAACTGGCCGACAGCGCGGAAGGTGAATCGACCAGTGGTTGA
- a CDS encoding WXG100 family type VII secretion target: MDRGADLTQLRELSKLFGKKATDLQGLIKALESATSHSSGYWKGPKADRFRNDWHDIKPTFDKWVDTLNDASKSANTSADNIERAT, from the coding sequence ATGGATCGCGGTGCAGATCTCACTCAGCTTCGGGAGCTGTCCAAGCTCTTCGGCAAGAAGGCCACCGACCTCCAGGGCCTCATCAAGGCACTGGAGTCCGCCACGAGCCACAGCTCGGGCTACTGGAAGGGCCCCAAGGCCGACCGCTTCCGGAACGACTGGCACGACATCAAGCCGACGTTCGACAAGTGGGTCGACACGCTGAACGACGCCAGCAAGTCGGCCAACACCAGCGCCGACAACATCGAGCGCGCGACCTGA
- a CDS encoding RDD family protein: MPPVESKDLFGVPRRPNPDAATAPAPASTGRRYGAAAIDGTLAVICAAMSGLVYVLSLPASEAPPLTSGNLWLRVLVAGMGLSLINQVLLGLLFRCSVGKLLVGTRVVRMADGGRPRLWQLLGRWIGGITYGLTILPIGFFLGGSEAPPLDFSGVRIVKASADS, encoded by the coding sequence ATGCCTCCGGTGGAATCGAAGGACTTGTTCGGTGTGCCACGGCGCCCGAACCCAGATGCTGCCACGGCACCAGCGCCTGCGTCCACGGGCCGACGCTATGGAGCGGCAGCCATCGACGGAACTCTCGCAGTTATCTGCGCGGCCATGTCCGGGTTGGTGTATGTGTTGAGTCTCCCGGCGTCGGAGGCACCCCCACTCACCAGCGGGAATCTGTGGCTGCGAGTTCTCGTCGCCGGCATGGGCCTCTCGTTGATCAATCAAGTATTGCTGGGTCTGCTGTTCCGTTGCAGCGTAGGCAAATTGCTTGTAGGTACGCGTGTGGTCAGGATGGCGGACGGCGGGCGGCCACGGCTCTGGCAACTTCTCGGCCGCTGGATCGGCGGCATTACGTACGGCCTCACGATCCTGCCCATCGGATTCTTCCTGGGCGGCAGTGAAGCGCCACCGCTCGATTTCTCCGGGGTGCGCATCGTGAAGGCCTCTGCCGACTCGTGA
- a CDS encoding C2 family cysteine protease translates to MGFRGFDAAKLTTLAGHLDTLAQNSGKLHSQLAAVLTTAQQNLPSGQNASRNPDLQDLVGDVIPMPSFFRRPRLPGSLGGELDDMQSSMKRRIRQIEGLRELEKRGYPVSDSSLFLDEKAPDAKKIDDALRHLHELKGKDFGTNGNRDDLEQLSGELDGLTAAELDSFVTKASPEDLAFYNQLLTCTDDSGWNPFDDNGLPEGRRRDTLSLMLSKVSPENVAKFTAAFPGVQPTFTNTDAYEAGGNSQNGQTNNGIHWAPPSDPLFQDGVSADDVNQRQFGDCWYVASLAGLAQKDPAFVQEGIKQNPNGTVSVRVWDKEGNYHWVTMTADLPSDQNGNPIGTYGNGESWPAYYEKAFAIVYSDDGDDERGYGGIEGDDPKKSAPYLTGKEGEDLTTGGFLGIGEHEDKCLESLKESYDSGKVVTVSTPADEELDKNHPAEWGNTYHSNHAYYVRGFTDDGKVILGNPWGVSGYPPITVSQEQFNKYFGGAEAFDAP, encoded by the coding sequence ATGGGCTTCAGAGGCTTCGACGCCGCCAAGCTGACGACTCTCGCCGGCCACCTGGACACCCTCGCTCAGAACTCCGGAAAGCTCCATTCACAGCTGGCCGCCGTGCTCACCACCGCCCAGCAGAACCTGCCGTCGGGGCAGAACGCCTCCCGCAACCCCGACCTCCAGGATCTCGTCGGCGATGTGATCCCGATGCCGTCGTTCTTCCGTCGCCCGCGTCTTCCCGGCTCCCTAGGCGGCGAACTCGACGACATGCAGTCGTCGATGAAGCGCCGCATCAGGCAGATCGAAGGACTGCGGGAGCTGGAGAAGCGGGGATACCCCGTCAGCGACAGCAGCCTCTTCCTCGACGAGAAGGCGCCCGACGCGAAGAAGATCGACGATGCCCTGCGCCATCTTCACGAGCTGAAGGGCAAGGACTTCGGTACCAACGGCAACCGCGACGACCTGGAGCAGCTCTCCGGCGAGCTCGACGGACTGACCGCCGCCGAACTGGACTCCTTCGTGACGAAGGCCTCGCCCGAGGACCTGGCCTTCTACAACCAGCTGCTCACCTGCACCGACGACTCCGGCTGGAACCCGTTCGACGACAACGGCCTGCCCGAGGGCAGGCGACGGGACACGCTGAGCCTGATGCTGTCCAAGGTGAGTCCGGAGAACGTAGCCAAGTTCACGGCGGCCTTCCCGGGCGTGCAGCCCACATTCACGAACACCGACGCGTACGAGGCGGGCGGCAACAGCCAGAACGGCCAGACCAACAACGGCATTCACTGGGCACCGCCTTCGGACCCCTTGTTCCAAGACGGAGTGTCCGCCGATGACGTCAACCAGCGCCAGTTCGGCGACTGCTGGTACGTCGCATCGCTGGCAGGCCTGGCGCAGAAGGACCCCGCCTTCGTGCAGGAGGGCATCAAGCAGAACCCGAACGGCACGGTGAGCGTCCGCGTCTGGGACAAGGAGGGCAACTACCACTGGGTGACGATGACGGCCGACCTGCCGTCCGACCAGAACGGCAACCCCATCGGTACGTACGGCAACGGGGAGAGCTGGCCGGCGTACTACGAGAAGGCATTCGCGATCGTCTACTCCGACGACGGTGACGACGAGCGTGGGTACGGCGGCATCGAAGGGGACGACCCCAAGAAGTCAGCTCCGTACCTGACCGGCAAGGAAGGCGAGGACCTCACCACCGGCGGCTTCCTTGGCATCGGCGAACACGAGGACAAGTGCCTGGAGTCGCTGAAGGAGTCCTACGACTCCGGGAAGGTCGTCACCGTGTCCACCCCGGCCGACGAGGAACTGGACAAGAACCACCCGGCCGAATGGGGCAACACTTACCACAGCAACCACGCGTACTACGTCCGGGGATTCACCGACGATGGCAAGGTCATCCTCGGAAACCCCTGGGGCGTCTCCGGCTATCCGCCGATTACCGTGTCGCAAGAGCAGTTCAACAAGTACTTCGGCGGAGCGGAGGCCTTCGATGCCCCATGA
- a CDS encoding DUF6571 family protein, giving the protein MRPDDGGSSGVFSGIDPEKLKGTIDSVRRDQGTLRDRASYYKAQLAYWGVGVQELADILKVASWAQGELPMLKRRYHLALNMDNDPYPGFAGMVQINEAQVSRAANTAATKAAKRAAELAKKDPVDLSPEEFDELDALFAENYDEYPFAEKVVGALGARKTLQLWEKMSNLDRPSGYGETSDFERADELDEMQKNLSLTVAAATNSDSPEMRKWKKDMVEIGDDPISDPGPSPHGGSGGPEGFIVMSNLMRYGDYDDKFLEDYGTALVKEDKRVMEGADGLYGSGWGTTSTVNHLGNDEGNDPLTGYMKALANSPGAATKFFTAKQKGDDGKAETNFKYLFEERKWPDDSMEGKESVTGRNSMGHALEAATTGHRPGEAATAEDVKHSKEQAGLFSALVKSVSEDQDRLREHGYMSDSFANISAEYMPDLHRALNYDQANGDKLFPTSGSAAQIDKYDAVRFIHAVSRNQEGYDRLNVSQHVYAAALMEAQAKHPDAYPLSTPDTIDKLAYQTGLFQGVIAQGQHFQANKDDTDASARDEAWKGQASTWGGSLVGSATAIAMAPFTGPGGVVVGGLAGTAAGQVFNGLLDGFGDDGEGLRKEVYKNVKEMDDVESSAILTTQESAKAATGSEEAESKAGDKAGQGFRDAGGLVSDSEAAS; this is encoded by the coding sequence ATGCGCCCGGACGACGGGGGGAGCAGCGGCGTCTTCTCAGGGATCGACCCGGAGAAGCTCAAGGGCACGATCGACTCCGTACGACGTGACCAGGGGACCCTGCGGGACCGGGCCTCTTACTACAAGGCACAGCTCGCCTACTGGGGCGTGGGCGTCCAGGAACTTGCCGACATCTTGAAGGTGGCGTCCTGGGCCCAAGGTGAACTCCCCATGCTCAAACGGCGTTACCACTTGGCCCTCAACATGGACAATGACCCGTACCCCGGTTTCGCGGGCATGGTCCAGATCAACGAGGCGCAGGTGAGCAGGGCTGCCAATACAGCGGCGACCAAGGCTGCCAAACGTGCTGCGGAGCTGGCGAAGAAGGACCCCGTGGACCTCAGTCCTGAGGAGTTCGACGAGTTGGACGCCCTCTTCGCCGAGAACTACGACGAATATCCCTTTGCCGAAAAGGTCGTCGGAGCTCTCGGAGCGAGGAAGACGCTGCAGCTCTGGGAAAAGATGAGCAACCTCGACAGGCCTTCCGGGTACGGCGAAACGTCGGACTTCGAGCGGGCCGATGAGCTCGACGAGATGCAGAAGAACCTGAGTCTCACCGTGGCCGCAGCCACCAACTCCGACTCGCCGGAGATGAGGAAGTGGAAGAAGGACATGGTCGAGATCGGTGACGATCCGATCTCTGATCCGGGTCCGTCCCCGCACGGGGGCTCCGGCGGTCCTGAGGGTTTCATCGTGATGAGCAACCTCATGCGCTACGGCGACTATGACGACAAGTTCCTCGAGGACTATGGAACCGCGCTCGTGAAGGAAGACAAGCGGGTCATGGAGGGTGCCGATGGACTCTACGGATCCGGCTGGGGTACCACGAGCACGGTCAACCACCTAGGCAACGATGAGGGTAACGATCCTCTCACCGGTTACATGAAAGCACTTGCCAACAGCCCTGGAGCGGCGACCAAGTTCTTTACCGCCAAGCAGAAGGGCGACGACGGTAAGGCCGAGACCAACTTCAAGTACCTCTTCGAAGAGCGCAAGTGGCCGGACGACAGCATGGAAGGCAAGGAGAGCGTGACCGGTCGGAATTCGATGGGGCACGCGCTGGAAGCGGCAACCACCGGGCATCGGCCCGGTGAAGCCGCTACGGCCGAGGATGTGAAGCACTCGAAGGAGCAGGCGGGTCTGTTCAGTGCGCTTGTGAAGTCGGTGTCCGAGGACCAGGACCGACTTCGGGAACACGGGTACATGTCGGACAGCTTCGCCAACATCTCGGCTGAATATATGCCCGATCTTCACCGAGCATTGAACTATGACCAGGCCAACGGAGATAAACTCTTTCCGACCTCGGGATCTGCCGCCCAGATCGACAAATACGATGCTGTGCGGTTCATTCACGCCGTGTCCCGAAATCAAGAAGGCTATGACAGGCTCAACGTTTCCCAACATGTCTACGCGGCTGCACTGATGGAAGCGCAAGCGAAGCATCCCGATGCCTATCCGCTGAGCACCCCGGACACCATCGATAAACTCGCCTACCAAACTGGCCTCTTCCAGGGCGTCATCGCTCAGGGGCAGCATTTTCAAGCGAACAAAGACGACACCGATGCGTCCGCGCGGGACGAGGCCTGGAAGGGGCAGGCGAGCACATGGGGTGGCTCCCTTGTGGGCAGCGCGACAGCCATCGCGATGGCCCCGTTCACCGGCCCCGGTGGCGTTGTAGTCGGCGGGCTGGCCGGAACGGCAGCGGGTCAGGTCTTCAATGGCCTCCTGGACGGCTTCGGTGATGACGGCGAGGGACTGCGGAAGGAGGTCTACAAGAACGTGAAGGAGATGGATGACGTCGAAAGCTCGGCGATCCTGACCACACAGGAGTCGGCCAAGGCCGCCACCGGCTCCGAAGAGGCCGAATCGAAGGCCGGCGACAAGGCGGGCCAAGGGTTCCGTGATGCTGGCGGCCTGGTATCCGACAGTGAAGCGGCCTCGTGA
- a CDS encoding glycosyltransferase — protein sequence MPDAVARGGPVIGINRDGIRTGAMPARTVALTFDGGPDPVWTPRLLDLLRRNNARATFFVHGAQAARHPELVRRIRAEGHEIGSNTYTGAVLGESSVPRFRAELELTQSALAGATGERTQLLRMPRTTSPDTLCGREWQAARRAAGYGYVLVAADKGSRRPAQGIVRQLSQTESAYQEARRLLRNRAVERFTTVSDGLGLVPYASPSLVERWLGRGLIGITGLGQVFSTAMIWILGVAGGLGVLRLLLLALFARAHVRRLERFRTGAPWMRETSGPVTVLVPAYNEEAGIGSTLRSLLDSTHRQLQVIVIDDGSTDRTADIAENMGDARVEVVRQVNAGKAAALNRGLAHARYDIVVMVDADTVFEPDAVERIVQPLAHPAVGAVSGNTKVGNRRSLLARWQHLEYVFGFNLDRRMFEVLECMPTVPGAIGAFRRDAVIGVGGVSEDTLAEDTDLTMALWRSGWRVLYEESAVAWTEVPTSLRQLWRQRYRWCYGTLQAMWKHRGALLGRGPAGRFGRRGLTYLALFQVALPLLAPVIDVYALYGVLFRDPWESAAVWFAFLGVQIVCSGYALRLDGEPVRALWSMPFQIVVYRQLMYLVVIQSLVALLVGSRLRWQRMKRSGTAAEQIGGPVPYRSVPMR from the coding sequence GTGCCCGATGCCGTCGCCCGCGGCGGGCCCGTGATCGGGATCAACCGGGACGGGATCCGGACCGGAGCGATGCCCGCCCGGACCGTCGCGCTCACCTTCGACGGGGGCCCCGACCCCGTCTGGACACCCCGGCTCCTCGACCTGCTGCGCAGGAACAACGCGCGGGCGACCTTCTTCGTGCACGGGGCCCAGGCCGCCCGGCACCCGGAGTTGGTGCGGCGGATCCGGGCCGAGGGGCATGAGATCGGGTCCAACACCTACACCGGGGCCGTGCTGGGAGAATCCTCCGTGCCCCGTTTCCGGGCCGAGCTGGAGCTGACCCAGAGCGCCCTCGCCGGGGCCACCGGAGAGCGCACCCAGCTGCTGCGGATGCCTCGGACCACCTCGCCCGACACCCTGTGCGGACGCGAGTGGCAGGCAGCGCGGCGGGCCGCCGGGTACGGATACGTGCTCGTCGCCGCCGACAAGGGGTCGCGCAGGCCCGCGCAGGGCATCGTCCGCCAGCTCAGCCAGACGGAGAGCGCGTACCAGGAGGCGCGCAGGCTGCTGAGGAACCGGGCCGTGGAACGGTTCACCACCGTCTCCGACGGGCTCGGGCTCGTGCCCTACGCCTCCCCGTCCCTCGTCGAGCGGTGGCTCGGGCGGGGGCTGATCGGGATCACCGGCCTCGGGCAGGTCTTCTCCACCGCCATGATCTGGATCCTCGGCGTCGCCGGCGGCCTCGGCGTGCTGCGGCTGCTGCTGCTCGCCCTCTTCGCCCGGGCCCATGTCCGGCGGCTGGAGCGGTTCCGGACCGGAGCGCCCTGGATGCGGGAGACATCGGGGCCGGTGACCGTGCTGGTGCCGGCGTACAACGAGGAGGCCGGGATCGGGTCGACCCTGCGGTCGCTGCTCGACTCCACCCACCGGCAGCTCCAGGTCATCGTCATCGACGACGGGTCCACCGACCGGACCGCCGACATCGCCGAGAACATGGGCGATGCGCGGGTGGAGGTCGTACGGCAGGTCAATGCCGGCAAGGCGGCCGCGCTCAACCGAGGGCTCGCGCACGCCCGTTACGACATCGTCGTGATGGTCGACGCGGACACCGTCTTCGAGCCCGACGCCGTCGAGCGGATCGTGCAGCCGCTCGCGCACCCGGCCGTGGGTGCCGTCAGCGGCAACACCAAGGTCGGCAACCGGCGGAGTCTGCTAGCCCGTTGGCAGCACCTGGAGTACGTCTTCGGTTTCAACCTCGACCGGCGCATGTTCGAGGTGCTGGAGTGCATGCCGACCGTGCCCGGTGCCATCGGCGCGTTCCGGCGGGACGCCGTGATCGGGGTGGGCGGGGTCAGTGAGGACACCCTCGCCGAGGACACCGACCTGACGATGGCCCTGTGGCGGTCCGGCTGGCGCGTGCTGTACGAGGAGTCCGCCGTGGCCTGGACCGAAGTGCCCACCAGCCTGCGGCAGTTGTGGCGGCAGCGGTACCGGTGGTGCTACGGCACGCTGCAGGCGATGTGGAAGCACCGGGGGGCCCTCCTCGGCAGGGGCCCGGCCGGGCGGTTCGGGCGGCGCGGGCTGACGTATCTCGCGCTGTTCCAGGTCGCGTTGCCGCTGCTCGCGCCCGTCATCGACGTCTACGCCCTGTACGGCGTGCTGTTCCGCGACCCGTGGGAGTCCGCCGCGGTCTGGTTCGCGTTCCTGGGCGTGCAGATCGTCTGCTCCGGCTACGCGCTGAGACTCGACGGCGAGCCGGTGCGGGCGCTGTGGTCGATGCCGTTCCAGATCGTCGTCTACCGGCAGTTGATGTATCTCGTCGTCATCCAGTCGCTGGTGGCGCTGCTGGTCGGCAGCCGGCTGCGGTGGCAGCGGATGAAGCGGTCCGGGACGGCCGCTGAACAGATCGGCGGGCCCGTTCCGTATAGGAGTGTGCCGATGCGCTGA
- a CDS encoding LCP family protein produces the protein MSDWTDRPGQPPPEWSPQPEPAAPFLAPPTREAPLPPPRRAPPPSTRTAPLPGMPSPAAPGRYDSGPGPRGGRGSRNPRRRAGRGRRYLRTAAVLASVLVLGGAGTYVWADTRLNQEVDLGALGARVPAGEGTTYLVVGSDSREGLSEQDRKDLNTGSAEGRRTDSVILLHTGANGTTMVSLPRDSWVTLPSYVDPGTGRSYRAAPDKLNAAFSLGGPDLLVRTVERNTGVRVDHYAEIGFAGFVGVVDAVGGVDLCLGRPVRDKDSGANLPAGCQTLDGAEALAFVRQRKQEARGDLGRTRNQQRFLAALARKAATPSTLADPSKSFPTLDAGLDTLIVDEGTELPDLMGLFEALRKATGGGGRRLNVPVADPDLRTPKGSAVKWDERRARALFDALREDRSPG, from the coding sequence ATGAGCGACTGGACCGACCGTCCGGGACAACCCCCGCCGGAGTGGAGCCCGCAGCCTGAACCGGCCGCGCCCTTCCTAGCGCCGCCGACCCGAGAAGCACCCCTGCCCCCGCCCCGTAGAGCACCTCCGCCCTCCACCCGCACCGCCCCGCTGCCCGGCATGCCCTCGCCCGCCGCCCCCGGCCGTTACGACAGCGGCCCGGGCCCGCGCGGCGGGCGCGGCAGCAGGAACCCGCGGCGCCGGGCGGGCAGGGGACGGAGGTACCTGCGTACGGCCGCCGTCCTGGCGTCCGTGCTGGTGCTCGGCGGCGCCGGTACGTACGTCTGGGCCGACACCCGGCTCAACCAGGAGGTCGACCTCGGCGCGCTGGGCGCCCGGGTGCCGGCCGGCGAGGGCACCACCTACCTGGTCGTCGGCTCCGACAGCCGCGAGGGACTGTCGGAGCAGGACCGGAAGGACCTCAACACCGGCTCCGCCGAGGGCCGCCGCACCGACTCGGTGATCCTGCTGCACACCGGCGCGAACGGCACGACCATGGTGAGCCTGCCGCGCGACTCCTGGGTGACCCTCCCGTCGTACGTCGACCCCGGCACCGGCCGCAGCTACCGGGCCGCGCCGGACAAGCTGAACGCGGCGTTCTCGCTGGGCGGCCCCGACCTGCTGGTGCGGACCGTGGAACGCAACACCGGGGTGCGCGTCGACCACTACGCGGAGATCGGCTTCGCCGGGTTCGTGGGTGTGGTGGACGCCGTCGGCGGCGTCGACCTGTGCCTGGGCCGGCCCGTGCGGGACAAGGACTCCGGAGCGAACCTGCCCGCGGGCTGCCAGACCCTCGACGGCGCCGAGGCGCTGGCCTTCGTACGGCAGCGCAAGCAGGAGGCCCGGGGCGATCTGGGCCGCACCCGCAACCAGCAGAGATTCCTCGCCGCCCTCGCCCGGAAGGCCGCCACCCCGTCCACCCTCGCCGACCCGTCGAAATCGTTCCCGACGCTGGACGCGGGACTCGACACGCTCATCGTCGACGAGGGCACCGAACTGCCGGATCTCATGGGGCTGTTCGAGGCCCTGCGGAAGGCCACGGGCGGCGGAGGCCGGCGGCTCAACGTGCCCGTGGCCGACCCTGACCTGCGCACCCCCAAGGGCAGCGCGGTGAAGTGGGACGAGCGGCGGGCCCGCGCCCTGTTCGACGCCCTGCGCGAGGACCGGTCGCCCGGCTGA
- a CDS encoding CpaF family protein, which yields MTAVDHQLVKRFRQDAGDRIAEQRRQDQAAGVTPMSTEDERQYARAVIAQILEEYARAEINAGRTPLDAETEEQYAAAVHAALFGVGRLQPLLDNPDVENIDINGCDQVFIGYADGREVQGDPVAETDEELIELIQVLGAYSGLSSRPFDSANPQLDLRLPDGSRLSAVMDVTRRPALSIRRARMGKVFISDLVGNGTLSPEVAHFMACAVRARKNIMIAGATNAGKTTLLRALANEIPPHERLITVERALELGLDTFPDLHPNVVAFEERLPNSEGQGTISMAELVRRSLRMNPSRVIVGEVLGDEIVTMLNAMSQGNDGSLSTIHANSSHEVFNRISTYALQATERLPIEASQMLIAGAVNFVVFIQRRNNFGNGGRLQRMVTSVREVNGVDGRVLSSEVFAEAPDGRIVPHAPIACLEELMAHGYQPSGTWG from the coding sequence ATGACCGCTGTCGACCACCAGTTGGTCAAGCGGTTCCGCCAGGACGCCGGCGACCGCATCGCCGAGCAGCGCCGGCAGGACCAGGCCGCGGGCGTCACTCCGATGTCCACGGAGGACGAACGGCAGTACGCCCGGGCCGTCATAGCCCAGATCCTGGAGGAGTACGCCCGCGCCGAGATCAACGCGGGCCGTACGCCGCTGGACGCCGAGACCGAGGAGCAGTACGCGGCCGCCGTGCACGCCGCGCTGTTCGGCGTCGGCCGGCTCCAGCCGCTGCTGGACAACCCGGACGTCGAGAACATCGACATCAACGGCTGCGACCAGGTGTTCATCGGGTACGCCGACGGCCGTGAGGTGCAGGGCGACCCCGTCGCCGAGACCGACGAGGAGCTCATCGAGCTCATCCAGGTGCTCGGCGCGTACTCGGGTCTGTCCTCCCGGCCCTTCGACTCGGCCAACCCGCAGCTCGACCTGCGGCTGCCCGACGGTTCGCGACTGTCGGCCGTCATGGACGTCACCCGGCGCCCCGCCCTGTCCATCCGCCGGGCGCGCATGGGCAAGGTGTTCATCTCCGACCTCGTCGGCAACGGCACCCTGTCGCCGGAGGTCGCCCACTTCATGGCCTGCGCGGTCCGCGCCCGCAAGAACATCATGATCGCCGGCGCCACCAACGCCGGCAAGACCACGCTCCTGCGCGCCCTCGCCAACGAGATCCCGCCGCACGAGCGCCTCATCACCGTCGAACGGGCCCTGGAACTCGGCCTCGACACCTTCCCCGACCTGCACCCCAACGTCGTCGCATTCGAGGAGCGCCTGCCCAACTCCGAGGGCCAGGGCACCATTTCGATGGCGGAGCTGGTGCGGCGCTCGCTGCGTATGAACCCCTCCCGCGTCATCGTCGGTGAGGTCCTCGGCGACGAGATCGTCACCATGCTCAACGCGATGTCGCAGGGCAACGACGGCTCGCTGTCCACGATCCACGCCAACAGCTCGCACGAGGTCTTCAACCGTATTTCCACCTACGCGCTGCAGGCGACCGAGCGGCTGCCCATCGAGGCCAGCCAGATGCTGATCGCGGGCGCGGTCAACTTCGTCGTCTTCATCCAGCGGCGCAACAACTTCGGCAACGGCGGCCGCCTCCAGCGCATGGTCACCTCCGTCCGCGAGGTCAACGGCGTCGACGGACGGGTGCTGTCCAGCGAGGTGTTCGCGGAGGCCCCCGACGGCCGGATCGTGCCGCACGCGCCCATAGCCTGCCTGGAGGAACTGATGGCACACGGCTACCAGCCGTCCGGGACCTGGGGGTGA